Proteins found in one Pontibacter sp. SGAir0037 genomic segment:
- a CDS encoding YsnF/AvaK domain-containing protein, producing the protein MSRDKNNKELSEFEQKLQESIHNPQKNNIASESFASEPEAFHDNSVRTIPVIEEQLNVDKKVVETGRVFINKNVLHEEVTVDIPTVNEEVEVERIAVNEFVDSAPAVRYEGDKMIIPVLREVSVVVKKLMVVEELHVTKRKIETPASQQVSLRKEELVVTRTSEPKQNP; encoded by the coding sequence ATGAGCAGAGATAAAAATAATAAAGAACTTTCGGAATTCGAGCAAAAGCTACAGGAGAGTATTCATAATCCGCAAAAGAACAACATAGCCTCAGAGAGCTTTGCCAGTGAACCTGAAGCCTTTCACGATAATAGTGTAAGAACCATTCCGGTTATCGAAGAACAGCTAAACGTTGATAAAAAAGTGGTGGAAACCGGTAGGGTTTTCATTAACAAAAATGTGCTGCACGAAGAGGTAACAGTAGATATTCCAACTGTAAACGAAGAAGTTGAGGTTGAAAGAATTGCCGTGAATGAGTTTGTGGATTCAGCGCCTGCTGTACGCTATGAAGGAGATAAAATGATTATACCTGTTTTGCGCGAAGTTTCTGTAGTTGTAAAAAAGCTTATGGTAGTAGAAGAGCTTCATGTTACAAAAAGGAAAATTGAAACACCTGCCTCACAACAGGTAAGCCTTCGAAAAGAAGAACTTGTTGTTACGAGAACATCAGAACCTAAACAAAATCCTTAA
- a CDS encoding YsnF/AvaK domain-containing protein, whose product MKQTVVGIFEKGIDAQMAAQSLESNNIASSKIDILNNSDGERLNDSDRSSDKVGNFFSNLFGDSDESHKHTTAARKGWIVTVHANDRQEAERACDILDKSGAVDVEERSAQLKNTPSAGIDSTARTGASNLQGSDTRIPIIEEKTHIGKREAESGGVRLRSRIIERPVEENLRLREEHVHVERNRVDRPANEKDFKSFQQGEMEIREHSEIPVVNKEARVVEEVRVSKDTEMRNETVRGTERKTDVEVDKLPDSDMRREDLGPNGNRGL is encoded by the coding sequence ATGAAACAAACAGTTGTAGGAATATTCGAAAAAGGAATTGACGCCCAAATGGCGGCGCAAAGCCTGGAGAGTAATAATATAGCTTCAAGTAAAATTGATATATTAAACAATTCTGACGGAGAGCGGTTAAACGACTCCGACAGAAGCAGCGATAAAGTAGGCAACTTCTTCTCTAATTTATTTGGAGACAGCGACGAATCACATAAACACACCACTGCAGCCAGAAAAGGCTGGATTGTAACTGTACATGCCAATGATCGCCAGGAAGCTGAACGCGCCTGTGATATACTGGATAAAAGTGGAGCAGTTGATGTAGAAGAAAGATCAGCACAACTGAAAAACACTCCATCAGCAGGAATAGACTCTACTGCCCGTACAGGAGCTAGCAATTTGCAAGGCAGCGACACCAGAATTCCGATTATCGAGGAAAAAACGCATATTGGAAAACGTGAAGCTGAATCTGGCGGTGTGCGTCTGAGAAGCCGCATTATTGAGCGCCCGGTAGAAGAGAACCTGCGACTACGTGAGGAGCACGTGCATGTGGAACGCAACAGAGTGGATCGTCCTGCTAACGAAAAAGACTTTAAGAGCTTTCAACAAGGTGAAATGGAAATAAGAGAACATTCCGAAATTCCTGTTGTAAACAAAGAGGCTCGTGTTGTAGAAGAGGTTAGAGTTTCTAAAGACACAGAAATGCGCAATGAGACCGTTCGGGGTACCGAGCGTAAAACAGACGTTGAAGTAGATAAACTACCAGACAGCGACATGCGGAGAGAAGACTTAGGTCCGAATGGCAATAGAGGACTTTAA
- the purU gene encoding formyltetrahydrofolate deformylase, producing MLSHVLLINCSDQRGLVYKITGVLYKHEVNIISNGEFVERNFNYFFMRTEFSGEFDRERLLQDLYEALPETVEIRLTDKRKKNIVLMATKEHHCLSDLLVRHAFNELDATILCVISNYDTLQELTAKFNIPFHCISHEGISREEHEKQILELVQQYRPEFVVLAKYMRILSADFVSCYSNRIINIHHSFLPAFVGANPYAQAYERGVKIIGATAHFVNDQLDEGPIIAQNVIPVAHTHSAREMAQAGRDVEKIVLAKSLKLVLNEQVFVYKNKTIIFE from the coding sequence ATGCTTTCACATGTACTTTTAATCAACTGCAGCGACCAGAGGGGCCTGGTTTATAAGATAACCGGTGTGCTGTATAAGCATGAAGTCAATATTATCAGCAACGGCGAATTTGTAGAGCGCAACTTTAACTACTTCTTTATGAGAACAGAATTTTCCGGCGAATTTGATCGGGAAAGATTGCTGCAGGATTTATATGAGGCGCTGCCGGAAACGGTGGAAATAAGATTAACAGATAAAAGAAAGAAGAACATTGTGTTAATGGCAACCAAAGAGCATCACTGCCTCAGCGACCTGCTGGTGCGGCACGCTTTTAATGAACTGGATGCCACTATTCTTTGCGTGATCAGCAATTATGATACGCTGCAGGAGCTTACAGCTAAGTTTAACATCCCTTTTCACTGTATCAGCCACGAAGGCATCAGCAGAGAAGAGCACGAGAAGCAAATTCTGGAACTGGTACAACAGTATAGGCCGGAGTTTGTTGTGCTGGCCAAATACATGCGCATTTTATCCGCTGACTTCGTTTCCTGTTACTCTAATAGAATCATTAACATTCATCACTCTTTTTTACCGGCATTTGTTGGTGCCAATCCCTATGCACAAGCGTATGAACGCGGCGTAAAAATTATAGGTGCTACAGCTCACTTTGTAAATGATCAATTGGATGAGGGCCCCATTATCGCTCAAAACGTAATACCTGTTGCCCATACCCATAGCGCCCGCGAAATGGCACAGGCAGGGCGAGACGTTGAAAAAATAGTGCTGGCAAAATCGTTGAAGCTGGTGCTTAACGAGCAGGTATTCGTTTACAAAAACAAGACCATAATTTTTGAATAA
- a CDS encoding ABC transporter substrate-binding protein, producing the protein MQSCTDSGNSGSDKKVFRYNQPEALSSLDPAFARNQANIWATTQLYNGLVELDADLKIGPSIAKSWEVSEDGRAYTFYLRSDVFFHDSNVFPNGKGRRVTASDVEYSFKRIMDPATASTGAWIFNDKVLTNASGIVSDTAFKAVNDTTFKVYLNEPFIAFLEILTMPYAYVVPREAVLAYGKDFREHPVGTGPFVFSLWDEGNAIVMHRNTNYWKKDEQGQALPYLDAVQISFITDRKSEFLTFMQGKLDFLSGIREGSRDLILNNDGSVQEDFVGKFVVQKVPYLNTEYIGFQLDPTNLKEPNPAWQDKRVRQALSYAINKREMIAYFRNNIGIAGHSGMVPPSLPSYNDSLVPGYSYNPAKALALLQDAGYTAQNPLQMRLATVVEHKELAEYMQKKWAEVGVRVQVDINQSPAHQETVDNGRSPFFMKSWLGDYPDAENYLALFYSKNFSPAGPNKTHFANAEFDRLYEQAKLERDVQKRWALYQQMDRIVVEEAPVIVLYYDEVVRLTQHNIEGLVANPMNTLKLERVKKL; encoded by the coding sequence ATGCAGTCTTGTACCGATTCAGGTAATTCAGGATCAGATAAAAAGGTTTTTCGGTACAACCAGCCGGAAGCTCTTTCTTCGCTCGATCCGGCATTTGCCCGAAACCAGGCAAATATCTGGGCCACCACACAGCTCTATAATGGCCTGGTAGAACTGGATGCTGACCTGAAAATCGGCCCCAGTATAGCTAAATCCTGGGAGGTTTCTGAAGATGGCAGGGCTTATACATTTTATCTGCGAAGTGATGTCTTTTTCCATGATAGCAACGTTTTTCCGAATGGTAAGGGCCGTCGTGTAACCGCCAGTGATGTGGAATACAGCTTTAAAAGAATCATGGACCCGGCTACGGCCAGTACGGGTGCCTGGATCTTTAATGACAAGGTACTCACCAATGCATCGGGTATAGTGTCTGATACTGCATTTAAAGCAGTTAACGACACAACCTTTAAGGTATACTTGAATGAACCCTTTATTGCTTTCTTAGAAATTCTTACCATGCCTTATGCGTATGTTGTGCCCCGCGAAGCAGTGCTGGCATATGGCAAGGATTTTAGGGAGCACCCGGTCGGAACAGGACCTTTTGTCTTTTCCCTCTGGGATGAAGGCAACGCCATTGTCATGCATCGCAACACCAACTACTGGAAAAAAGATGAACAGGGTCAGGCTCTTCCTTACCTGGACGCAGTGCAGATATCTTTTATAACAGACCGCAAATCGGAATTCCTGACGTTTATGCAGGGAAAACTGGATTTCCTTTCTGGTATCAGGGAAGGCTCCCGTGACCTGATTTTAAACAATGACGGCTCCGTACAGGAAGATTTTGTAGGCAAGTTTGTGGTACAGAAAGTGCCCTACCTGAACACAGAGTACATTGGTTTTCAGCTAGACCCAACAAACCTCAAAGAGCCTAACCCGGCATGGCAGGATAAGCGGGTAAGACAGGCGCTGAGCTATGCGATTAACAAAAGAGAAATGATCGCCTATTTCCGGAATAACATTGGTATTGCCGGACACTCGGGTATGGTGCCGCCTTCTTTGCCTTCGTACAACGACAGCCTGGTACCGGGCTATTCCTATAACCCTGCAAAGGCGCTGGCACTATTACAGGATGCTGGTTATACAGCTCAGAATCCTTTGCAAATGCGCCTGGCAACAGTGGTAGAGCATAAAGAGCTGGCAGAGTACATGCAAAAGAAATGGGCTGAAGTAGGTGTAAGGGTGCAGGTGGACATCAATCAGTCACCGGCACACCAGGAAACCGTGGATAATGGCCGCTCACCGTTCTTTATGAAATCCTGGTTAGGCGATTATCCTGATGCCGAAAATTACCTGGCACTTTTCTATAGCAAGAATTTTTCGCCGGCAGGACCTAATAAAACACATTTTGCCAATGCGGAATTTGACCGGCTGTATGAGCAGGCCAAACTGGAACGCGATGTGCAAAAGCGGTGGGCCCTGTACCAGCAGATGGATAGAATAGTAGTGGAGGAGGCGCCTGTTATTGTGTTGTATTATGACGAAGTGGTGCGCCTGACGCAGCATAACATAGAAGGGTTGGTGGCAAACCCTATGAATACCCTAAAACTGGAACGGGTAAAGAAACTATAA
- a CDS encoding metal-dependent hydrolase, whose translation MEITYYGQSCFLFQIGEHRVLFDPFISPNELASNIDVDSIKADYILISHGHQDHVHDAERIAKNNNATIVATFEIANWFGQKGVEKTHPMNTGGKVTLPFGTVKMVNAIHSSSLPDGTYAGTAAGFVVETEDKAFYFAGDTALTYDMKLIPEQFDLDFALMPIGDNFTMDIHNALIAADFVQVDKLIGMHYDTFPYIEIDHEEVKEVAKMAGKELILMEIGESINL comes from the coding sequence ATGGAAATAACTTATTACGGGCAATCCTGCTTCCTCTTCCAGATTGGAGAACACCGTGTTCTGTTTGATCCGTTCATTTCTCCTAATGAACTGGCTTCTAACATTGATGTAGATAGCATTAAGGCAGATTATATTCTGATCTCGCACGGTCACCAGGACCACGTACATGATGCGGAGCGTATCGCAAAGAATAACAATGCTACCATTGTAGCAACTTTTGAAATAGCGAACTGGTTCGGACAAAAAGGTGTTGAGAAAACACATCCGATGAACACAGGAGGTAAAGTAACGCTTCCGTTCGGAACCGTTAAAATGGTGAATGCCATACACTCCAGCTCTTTGCCAGATGGTACTTACGCTGGCACTGCAGCAGGTTTTGTGGTAGAAACGGAAGATAAAGCCTTTTACTTTGCCGGTGATACAGCGCTTACTTACGACATGAAGCTGATTCCGGAACAGTTTGACCTGGACTTTGCCCTGATGCCAATCGGAGATAACTTTACCATGGACATTCATAATGCGCTGATTGCCGCTGATTTTGTGCAGGTAGATAAATTGATCGGCATGCACTACGACACGTTTCCATACATTGAGATCGACCACGAGGAGGTAAAGGAAGTAGCGAAGATGGCCGGTAAAGAACTTATATTAATGGAGATAGGCGAAAGTATAAACCTATAA
- a CDS encoding ParA family protein, producing the protein MGKIIAVANQKGGVGKTTTAINLAASLAALEYKTLLVDADPQANATSGLGFDPASITTSIYECMVEDVKADEMILQSPSISYLDLIPSHIDLVGAEVEMINLPNREEKMREALAKLKEAYDFIIIDCSPSLGLITVNALTAADSVVIPVQCEYFAMEGLGKLLNTIKIIKSRLNTELAIEGILLTMYDVRLRLSNQVVEEIKTHFQQLVFETIIPRNVKLSESPSFGIPAILHDAESKGALSYLNLAREIAEKNSVVLAK; encoded by the coding sequence ATGGGAAAAATAATTGCGGTTGCTAACCAAAAAGGTGGTGTAGGAAAGACTACAACGGCCATTAACCTGGCCGCCAGCCTGGCAGCCTTGGAATACAAAACACTACTGGTAGATGCAGACCCGCAGGCTAATGCCACATCCGGTCTGGGCTTTGATCCTGCCAGTATTACCACCAGTATTTACGAATGTATGGTAGAAGATGTGAAAGCAGATGAAATGATTCTGCAATCGCCTTCTATCTCCTACCTCGACCTGATCCCGTCGCACATTGACCTGGTGGGTGCTGAAGTGGAAATGATCAACCTGCCGAACCGCGAGGAAAAGATGCGTGAAGCCCTGGCCAAATTAAAAGAAGCCTACGACTTTATAATCATCGACTGTTCTCCTTCTTTGGGACTGATCACCGTAAATGCCTTAACAGCGGCTGACTCGGTGGTGATTCCGGTGCAGTGTGAGTACTTCGCCATGGAAGGTCTCGGAAAGTTGCTCAATACCATTAAGATCATTAAATCCAGGCTGAATACTGAGTTAGCGATTGAAGGCATTCTGCTGACCATGTACGATGTGCGGCTTCGTTTATCAAACCAGGTAGTGGAAGAGATTAAAACCCATTTTCAGCAGCTGGTCTTTGAAACTATTATACCCAGAAACGTGAAGCTGAGCGAGTCTCCCAGCTTTGGTATTCCGGCTATTCTGCATGACGCAGAAAGTAAAGGAGCCCTAAGCTACCTGAACCTTGCCCGAGAAATTGCAGAGAAGAACAGCGTGGTGCTGGCAAAATAA
- a CDS encoding ParB/RepB/Spo0J family partition protein, giving the protein MSDNNNPTAKRKGGLGRGLTSLLEGNKYTGKIDSETLNTVNTIADIAIDQIQTNPFQPRTHFDQAALEELAESIKIQGIIQPITVRQLGENSYQLIAGERRFQASKIAGLTVIPAFIRKADDQQMLEMALIENIQRENLNAIEIALSYQRLLVECNLKQEELGDRVGKKRTTVTNYLRLLKLPPDIQIGLRDNMISMGHARALINIDSIDKQLEVYKRVVAEELSVRKVEELVRNLQNANKKPDPQQKLVFNKYEDEIKTVESKLSSQFGTKIQVKANNDGKGEIKIPFVSVDELNRILEILNY; this is encoded by the coding sequence ATGTCTGATAACAATAACCCAACCGCAAAACGCAAAGGCGGCCTCGGCAGAGGCCTTACCTCTCTCTTAGAGGGGAATAAGTATACCGGTAAAATTGATTCTGAAACCTTAAACACAGTCAATACCATCGCAGATATAGCTATTGATCAGATACAGACCAACCCCTTCCAGCCGCGTACGCATTTCGATCAGGCAGCACTGGAAGAACTGGCTGAGTCTATTAAAATACAAGGCATTATTCAGCCTATTACTGTTCGCCAGCTTGGAGAGAACAGCTACCAGTTAATTGCCGGTGAACGTCGTTTTCAGGCTTCTAAAATTGCTGGATTAACCGTAATTCCCGCTTTTATTCGTAAGGCAGACGACCAGCAGATGCTGGAAATGGCCTTGATCGAGAACATTCAGCGTGAAAACCTGAATGCGATAGAGATTGCCCTCTCCTATCAGCGCCTGTTGGTGGAGTGTAATCTGAAGCAGGAAGAGCTGGGTGACCGTGTCGGTAAAAAACGTACTACAGTTACTAATTACCTGCGCCTGCTAAAGCTTCCACCCGATATCCAGATTGGCCTCCGCGACAACATGATCTCTATGGGACATGCACGTGCGCTGATCAATATCGATAGTATTGACAAGCAGCTGGAGGTTTACAAGCGAGTGGTAGCAGAAGAGTTATCTGTACGAAAGGTTGAAGAGCTGGTGCGTAATCTTCAGAATGCCAATAAGAAACCGGATCCGCAGCAAAAACTTGTATTTAATAAATACGAAGACGAAATAAAAACAGTAGAAAGTAAGTTATCCTCTCAGTTCGGCACCAAAATCCAGGTGAAAGCCAACAACGATGGTAAAGGTGAAATTAAAATTCCTTTTGTGTCGGTGGATGAGCTGAACAGAATACTGGAAATTTTAAACTACTAA
- a CDS encoding DUF5683 domain-containing protein — translation MKISSGLAVVLFGLLLYLLPVRSHAQVITAGPDSVETATLGEITIEGDSTERRRFFLSGLRNLSKPGRAALYSAIIPGMGQAYNRAYWKMPIVYATGVVCGYFLVTNNSTYQSLRYAYLARSAGEPTDQYADHPVLGVDRANGTSSLKYFRDYYRRNRDLTIILSVVAYGLNIAEAYVHAHLKDFDVSNDLSIRVQPNLINIPATTNYTPGLSLTLYTR, via the coding sequence ATGAAAATATCATCTGGTCTGGCTGTTGTTCTATTTGGCTTACTGTTATACCTGTTGCCCGTACGCAGCCACGCACAGGTAATTACAGCCGGTCCCGATTCTGTTGAAACTGCTACACTTGGTGAGATTACTATAGAAGGCGATTCTACGGAACGCAGGCGCTTTTTCTTGAGTGGTTTGCGAAATCTTAGTAAACCAGGTAGGGCTGCCTTATATTCTGCCATTATACCAGGTATGGGGCAAGCCTATAACAGGGCTTACTGGAAAATGCCGATTGTTTATGCTACAGGAGTGGTATGCGGTTATTTTTTAGTAACCAATAATTCTACCTACCAGAGTTTACGCTACGCTTATTTAGCCCGAAGTGCAGGCGAACCGACTGACCAATATGCTGATCATCCTGTCTTAGGAGTTGATCGTGCAAACGGGACATCTAGTCTTAAATATTTCCGGGATTATTACCGTCGTAACCGCGACTTAACTATTATTCTCTCAGTTGTGGCGTACGGATTAAATATTGCAGAAGCTTATGTACATGCTCACCTGAAAGATTTCGACGTAAGCAACGACCTAAGCATTCGGGTGCAACCAAACCTGATCAATATCCCGGCTACAACAAACTATACCCCCGGGCTATCACTAACACTTTACACCAGATAA
- the dapB gene encoding 4-hydroxy-tetrahydrodipicolinate reductase gives MRILLIGYGKMGKTIEQMALDKGHQIAGTVDNTNAETLANYKADNTDVAIEFTHPEAAFSNISYCLQHNIPVVSGSTGWLDKFDEAKALCQKNKGAFFYASNYSVGVNLFFHFNEYIASKMQEYKEYQVSIREIHHLQKVDKPSGTGITAAEGILSNYPALSGWSSDDASDSEKLNIISEREPEVVGTHIVTYSSDIDQIELGHIAHSRAGFAGGALMAAEWLVGKQGVYGMKDMLNLS, from the coding sequence ATGAGAATTCTTTTGATTGGCTATGGCAAAATGGGTAAAACCATAGAGCAGATGGCTCTCGACAAAGGTCATCAGATTGCAGGAACTGTAGATAATACAAATGCCGAAACACTGGCAAATTATAAGGCAGATAACACAGACGTTGCCATAGAGTTTACACATCCTGAAGCCGCTTTTAGCAATATCTCCTATTGCCTGCAGCATAACATTCCGGTTGTTTCCGGTTCTACCGGCTGGCTTGATAAATTTGATGAAGCTAAAGCTTTATGCCAGAAAAATAAGGGAGCTTTTTTTTATGCTTCCAACTATAGTGTAGGCGTTAATTTGTTTTTCCATTTTAACGAATATATTGCAAGTAAAATGCAGGAGTATAAAGAGTACCAGGTTTCAATCAGGGAAATACACCACCTGCAGAAAGTTGACAAGCCAAGCGGTACAGGTATTACAGCAGCCGAAGGCATTTTATCTAACTATCCTGCCTTATCTGGCTGGTCCAGCGACGATGCTTCTGATTCAGAGAAATTGAACATCATTTCTGAAAGGGAACCGGAAGTGGTAGGTACCCATATTGTTACCTATAGCTCCGACATTGATCAGATAGAGTTGGGGCATATTGCCCATAGCCGCGCCGGTTTTGCCGGTGGAGCCTTAATGGCTGCAGAATGGCTTGTTGGCAAGCAAGGTGTATACGGCATGAAAGACATGCTGAATCTATCATAA
- the lepB gene encoding signal peptidase I, which produces MKVKFWEKKPVTKEPKKKKSFAREWGDAILFAVVAASLIRWATFEAYTIPTPSMEKSLLVGDFLFVSKLHYGPRTPITPLQVPLTHQTIWGTSIPSYSDAIQLPSYRLPGFSSVKNGDVVVFNYPPEEEHPADLKTNYIKRCIGIAGDSVEIRDMQVFINGEAMTTPEKVQYKYHITPKQRLNEKFFLDRNIRIQDVQYSTQGYYIDATPELAEEIASLDFIKDVTLLKAEPGEEEPSVFPNVPSKYNWNRDNYGPIYIPKKGATVAITPESLPFYEKAILVYEHNENAEVRDGKLFINSQEVNEYTFKQNYYFMMGDNRHNSLDSRYWGYVPEDHIVGKAVMIWMSTDENGSFLNKIRWSRLFNTID; this is translated from the coding sequence ATGAAAGTAAAGTTCTGGGAAAAAAAGCCAGTTACAAAAGAGCCTAAAAAGAAGAAAAGCTTTGCCCGCGAATGGGGTGATGCTATTCTGTTTGCTGTAGTAGCTGCCAGTTTAATCAGGTGGGCCACTTTTGAGGCGTATACCATACCGACACCTTCCATGGAAAAATCACTTTTAGTAGGTGACTTTCTGTTTGTAAGTAAGCTTCATTATGGTCCGCGCACGCCAATCACGCCGCTTCAGGTGCCTCTAACACATCAGACTATCTGGGGAACAAGCATTCCCTCTTATTCCGATGCTATTCAGTTGCCTTCTTACCGCCTGCCAGGTTTCTCTAGTGTAAAAAATGGCGATGTAGTGGTATTTAACTATCCGCCTGAAGAAGAACACCCGGCTGATCTTAAAACTAACTATATCAAGCGTTGTATAGGCATTGCCGGAGACTCTGTTGAGATTCGGGATATGCAGGTATTTATCAATGGTGAGGCCATGACCACGCCCGAGAAAGTGCAGTATAAATACCATATTACACCTAAGCAGCGCCTGAACGAGAAATTTTTCCTCGACAGAAACATTAGAATTCAGGATGTGCAATACTCTACACAAGGATACTATATAGATGCCACACCTGAACTGGCTGAAGAAATAGCCTCTTTGGATTTTATCAAAGATGTTACATTGCTTAAAGCTGAACCAGGTGAAGAAGAACCGAGTGTTTTCCCGAACGTGCCGAGTAAGTATAACTGGAACAGAGACAACTATGGCCCAATTTATATCCCGAAAAAAGGCGCTACTGTTGCCATTACTCCTGAATCACTTCCTTTCTATGAAAAAGCAATTTTAGTGTATGAGCATAACGAGAATGCAGAAGTAAGAGATGGTAAATTGTTTATCAATAGCCAGGAGGTAAATGAGTATACTTTTAAGCAAAACTACTATTTTATGATGGGCGATAATCGCCATAACTCCCTGGACTCCCGCTACTGGGGTTATGTACCGGAAGACCATATAGTAGGGAAAGCTGTTATGATCTGGATGTCGACGGATGAGAATGGCAGTTTCCTGAACAAGATCAGATGGAGCCGCTTGTTTAATACGATTGATTAG
- the rlmH gene encoding 23S rRNA (pseudouridine(1915)-N(3))-methyltransferase RlmH yields the protein MKIKLIAIGKTDEKFLEEGIEKYLKRLKHYHPFEFIIIPDIKQGGKFSAEQLKEAEGKLIQQKLQEGDHVILLDEKGKTFTSSEYATFLQKKLNTVTTNLIFIIGGAFGFSPALYERANDKISLSKMTFSHQMVRLFFTEQLYRGFTILRGEKYHHD from the coding sequence ATGAAGATAAAGCTGATAGCAATAGGCAAAACAGATGAAAAATTCCTTGAAGAAGGCATTGAGAAATATTTAAAAAGATTAAAGCATTACCATCCTTTTGAGTTTATTATTATACCGGATATAAAACAGGGTGGCAAGTTTAGTGCGGAGCAGCTAAAGGAAGCAGAAGGAAAGTTAATTCAGCAGAAACTACAGGAAGGAGACCATGTAATCCTGCTGGATGAAAAAGGGAAAACGTTTACTTCTTCAGAGTATGCTACATTTCTTCAGAAGAAACTAAACACAGTAACCACAAATTTAATTTTTATAATTGGAGGAGCTTTTGGTTTTTCACCTGCACTTTATGAAAGGGCCAACGACAAAATATCTCTTTCAAAGATGACATTCTCACACCAGATGGTAAGGTTGTTTTTTACCGAGCAATTGTACCGGGGCTTTACTATACTTAGGGGAGAAAAATACCATCATGATTGA